The DNA sequence AAAGTTTGGTCTAATTATGGAAAGTTAAGACCGCGTAAGAAAAAATGGGTCTGAACACTAGTAAGAAATTAATAGAAAGCAGCGGATGATAGGAAAATGACTGGTAGTAGAATCTTGTGTCAACTTAAAGACATGCAACAAGCCACGTACCTTTATCTCTGAAACCGTTCGATCAAAGAcgaaatatgaatagaaaaaagaaagctACAAGTAGCGGTCGTCTTTAATTATCCCTTTTTGTCTCCATCTATCaaaaaatgaatgaagaaaGAACTGATTTTTCCTGAAAATTCTCTCCTTTCAGCCACCGCTATAACAAAGCATATGGATTCGGATTCAAACCCACCCCTTCACGAGGCGTACGAGATGCTGTTGAACAAGACCCGGAACAGTAACGAACAGAGTGGTTGTGATGATGataaggtggtggtggtggtggtggaggatACAGAGTTGGCAGTGATCAATGTGAGGCATTTAGCAGAGAGTGATGAAGTGAGGAGGGAGAAGTGCAAGTCTGAGATAGCGAAGGCTTCTGAAGAATGGGGTTTCTTTCAGATCGTTAATCATGGGATTTCCAATGATGTTTTCAGCGGTTTGAGGGTGGAACGGGAGAAGATATTTCAGCAAACTTTTGAGAAGAAGAGCAAAGAGAACACGTTCTTCAACTTTTCCGCTGATAGCTACAGTTGGGGAGCCCCCAGTGCAACATGCATTAGGCAGTTATCTTGGTCTGAAGCTTTCCATATTCCTCTTACTGATATACTGGGTTCCAGCGAATCCAACACATTTAGGTAATAAACCACACCGCTTAAATTTTCTCCGCACTACGTACTCTGTTACCAAAGAAACACGTAATTTATGAAGAAGTGTTATAAGTTTATTAGTGTTTGTATATTTGCAGCTCAACCATTAAAGAGTTTGCTACTGAAGTTTCTACTCTGGCGAAAACTTTGGCTGATATCCTGGCGGAGAAAATGGGTCAGAAGTGTAGTTTGTTTGAGGAAAACTGTTTGCCCAGTTCTTGTTATTTTCGATTGAATCGATATCCTCCATGCCCCTTGGCTTCTGAGATTCACGGACTACAGCCACACACAGATAGTTCTTTCCTCACCATCTTGCATCAAGATGAGGTGGGAGGCTTGCAAATCATGAAAGATGGGAAATGGATTGCAGTGAAACCAAACCCCGATGCTCTTCTAATCATCATTGGTGACTTGTTCCAGGCATGGAGCAATGGGGTTTACAAGAGTCTTCAACACCGAGTTGTGACCAACCCAAGATTAGAGAGGTTCTCTATGGCCTATTTCTTTTGCCCCTCTAATGATACAGTCATACGAAGCTGCACAGAGAAGTCGGAGTACAGGAACTTTAGCTTTGGGGAATATATGCAAGAAGTTCGAGATGATGTTCAGAAGTTGGGCTACAAAATTGGCCTACCCAAGTTTCTCATACGTTGAGGGGCTACGTAGTGTGCATCAGTATcacctctctttttcttttccacaAATAAAACtgctatatatatatgaatcacCTTAGTGTCTCAACCTTCTTACAGAGTTGTCTGTATACAAAGAGACACATCTCAAATTACAGCATTCACCTGCTATCACTATAATCAAGTATTCaaattttctcaataaaaacaaatagatttatatattttataaatggtTACCGGAATCTTCAATGATATCTTTCAAATTTGGTTTGTGGCTTGCgagaaaattatgattaaattgaaatcaTTTGATTTGTTAATATAACCATTGATTGTCGTGTAttctaaatgtttttttttgtgatgcATTCTATAGTTGTCAAAATACAACCTGCGAGCCAATCCGGTTCCTCACGAGTTCAGACTGggttggattgaatttttttttatatatttaaatatggaTTGATTTTTGACTCGGTTCACCTAGAACGTGGTTCACTCGGGTTGAACTTGTGATGAGCAGGGTTGACTCATCAACCtgcaaataaagggtcacatAAGTGTTTTGTGTTAAGCTGGACTTTTTATTTGAGTCatgttaagttatttttttagccaacacatatataatttgtatttttgtgattttaatttgtatttggattgtactaaagtttattatttagattttaattagaattataatttagttttgattgaaaaaaaaaattgtattttttctaattaagtGAGCCCGTGAACCAACCCGTTTAACTACCAACCCGGGGTGGGTCGAGTCGAATTCAAATTTTCTTGGTTtgctaataagtgagtcgggttggattgactcactaaatgATCAATTCATGATGAGTCGAGTCGGGTTAGACTGGATTATCCGTTTTGACAACTTTATCTATACATCAAATACACTCTCGAGACTCATCCCACCTATACTATATCAAGTTTCATCATAATTCTTTGTTAAAATTCCATATCTCATATAGttcttatatataattaaaagggAGGCATGCAAACCAAAGTTGTGATAAAGtagcaaaatgaaaataaaatgtacgtGGATTACgtatgaaatttgtggaagcAATAATagattgaattatttttgtaatgagATGACAAACGGTGAAGAGCATTGGCGGACCTAGATGTGACACGgctcccccatttttttttttttgaattttttttatatatatttatatattttttaaaattatattatatattatttatattaaaattatattatggaaaattataataaaataaaaaataaatttttttaatagagacattaatttataaaagagattagggttTTTTTCTGACTATAAAATCTTTCCATCATGTAAATGATCATGAAAGTCTGTGAAGAAAGATAAATACAAAGGTTGGAAAATAGAGGTTGGAAACACACAGATTGAGATTCATGTATACATTCTTGCATGATCTATCACAAATCAaagttagtatcttattatgatttatgtatgttagtttatgattctttttaggatgtttcttccaaattaagtttatcctaaattaatataacccctaattatgattttagggattcttttatgaaattggtatgaaccctaattataatttttcctaaattattataatccttaattatgaaatttagggattttgtgtttttcgctatctatggtattttttttttttgagttttgaatttatacagtattgcttatttaattaaagtagtatgagttttattatgttttgcattgtgataattgtgatttgtgaatataaattttatttattctaaataggtaagaggtgataaatttatattagaaagattatgataaaaagtaaaaaaattgattcctttttttcaaagtggaaggtttgtgatgaagatgaaaaagaaatgcatttaCATTAACTAAgcttgagaaatttaataagaaccaaaaatttaagacaatataaaacaaatctctaaagttatcagagttacatataatgaatttaacaattcaatagaacgacatcaaatttgacaataccaccaaatcaaattgatgagatacgaatgcttgatctaaaatggtattcatgaattggtatcatgatataatagcgaatgatagtaatatttttttgaattctactattacatgtgtttgttataagaagaggaaatgaatagaaaaaaatgaatagtttttctcctaaaaaaattatatataacaaatctaatttggcccccctacaattttagtccaagttccgccactggtGAAGAGGCCTTCGCCCTACCATAGATAAAAAAGAGAGCATGAATCAtaagttttcaaaataaagttttcttacTATAAGACtagtcttttaaaaaaaattgtctaaattccttgtaaaaataagttaaggTGAGGAATTGTGATTTGGGCATGTTTCATCCATAGTTAAGCATGAGTGAGAAACAATCATGTCTATGAAAAGCTATATACGGCCCTTATGCAGacaaatgttaaatatttatacgAAGGAATGATGTAATTTGCAACTAAATAAAGTGAACAAATAAACTATTAATTACTTTGATacaatgaaaatttaatattatcgacaaataaattttttataatatttaatgtttaacaataaattaaaattatcaaaatttattgataaaatctTTATTGATAAATCTTatcgataatttttttttatccataatTATTGACGAAAAAATACGTTAGTAATATCGATAATAATTACTGACAAAATAATGcattgataatttattataaaaatatctttcaaatagTGTAATATGAttcatctctttctcttccttccttcttcttctccttcttccttttattttatatgttttttttcttccaatacATCCTTCCCTATACATCCTTCCCTACTCCTTGCTTCACCACTGTAATCACCATCTCCTTttccttctcatttttttcttccttctttttccttattcttcttctgttatttttattaattaatttctaatacaCTAAACGTCCAGAAAATCTGTCACTATTTTATCAATGGATTTATCGTGGACTAATTCATCAATAATACAAATTGCATTActgatgaattttaaaatatgtaattattaacAGATTTATCGAGAAACAAATTTGCATTATCAATATATTTGTCATCAAATTTACTTCTGGGTAAAATTTCGTGAAGAATTCTAAAAATTTTTATTGTAGATAGAAAAACTGCACATAGTTTTAGTTTTCGGTGAAAGAGAAACTATAAAAGCTATTCATGAAACACTCACAAACCACCCTATTTTGCACGTTGAAcccaaataattttaaattcgtTATCTATTGATTTTTAAACTTCGCTTTTGTAACATTTGctcacatgttttttttttttaataatcataaaaagtCACATGATTTGTcatgtttgttattttaaaatcttataaatacgataagaaaaagttttttGCCATCATAATAAAACTTTgtaaatttagttgttaaaagGTTTTATTTAGGCTCCTTTTTGGTGCTGGTTGTTTCCTAAGAGGATAGTTTGAAATAGGGGTGCATGAAGAAAGAAATACCGTTGAAGTACCAATCTGACTTAGGGACTTAATTGATAATATATTGGGGCTTCTCCCTATACCTCTAAAGACTTCTACTATACccccaaaaatttcaaaattccaaTAATATCCTCTGAACTTTTTACTGTTGAAGggtaaataaagttaaaaaagattctctatttttaaaaaagattctCTGCTCTTAATTCACGGCTGTCATAAATCCGTCCTCCTGTTTCTCTTCAATAAAAGTTACCTTTAATCTCACACCTCCAAATTGAAAGCAAAGCTTCTGCTGTTAGGGGAGACCCTTTGCATCCAAAGCCGCACCAGCCGTTATCTCCAAGGAAAGgttctttctttttccagtaagcattattcttctatttatgattattgtttgaatatacttgtatttatgattattgtttGAATATACTTGGAGATGTAGATGAATATGCTTATTGTTTCAACatggaaaaaatatatcatgTAACATCATTTATAGCATCATTCGTAGAAGTTAAAAACGGATTTGGGTAGAACGGATTTCAAAACCCAGTAAAATATTTATCCGGCTTTCTAAACCCGGTAAAAACTTGAACTTTCGTAACCCATGATGCACCGGCATTTGAAATCCGGTGAGTGATTAAACGGAATTCAAACTCCGTTTTATTTGTGGACCGGCATTGTAAACTCTACCGGCATTCGAAACCCGGTTTAATTTTCTACTGGCAATCGAAACTCGGttaaaaaatccaaaatcagCTTCTTTTTAACCGGCATTGGTAATCTgctgataattaaaattttcgtatttttttattcatttgtttataagttttaatttctattattttataatttatgtattaattatttaattttagattatttatattttatataagtacgttaaataaaattttattattttaaattttgtagttatttttactttgttaatttttaattaataataataaatttttatttaaaatattttactttataatatgtagattaataaaatttaattatttttgaataattttgacttatttattatttgttacctcttaatatttttatttatttataagatttaatttcaaatttttatattatatattaattatttaattttaattctatattaaataaaattatattccgGCAATAGAAATCCGGTacgttaactatttttttatttaaaattgatatttgtatACCGACATTTATTCcgttagtttatttttttatatatgtaaaatttaatctaatttaatttcacattagtattattaagttattgtttaattggttttagaatatattttattaataattcttatttttttaaatttgaacttGAGTTTGCAtgtatttattcttatt is a window from the Vigna unguiculata cultivar IT97K-499-35 chromosome 7, ASM411807v1, whole genome shotgun sequence genome containing:
- the LOC114190851 gene encoding gibberellin 2-beta-dioxygenase 8-like isoform X2, with protein sequence MSTAITKHMDSDSNPPLHEAYEMLLNKTRNSNEQSGCDDDKVVVVVVEDTELAVINVRHLAESDEVRREKCKSEIAKASEEWGFFQIVNHGISNDVFSGLRVEREKIFQQTFEKKSKENTFFNFSADSYSWGAPSATCIRQLSWSEAFHIPLTDILGSSESNTFSSTIKEFATEVSTLAKTLADILAEKMGQKCSLFEENCLPSSCYFRLNRYPPCPLASEIHGLQPHTDSSFLTILHQDEVGGLQIMKDGKWIAVKPNPDALLIIIGDLFQAWSNGVYKSLQHRVVTNPRLERFSMAYFFCPSNDTVIRSCTEKSEYRNFSFGEYMQEVRDDVQKLGYKIGLPKFLIR
- the LOC114190851 gene encoding gibberellin 2-beta-dioxygenase 8-like isoform X1, encoding MKKELIFPENSLLSATAITKHMDSDSNPPLHEAYEMLLNKTRNSNEQSGCDDDKVVVVVVEDTELAVINVRHLAESDEVRREKCKSEIAKASEEWGFFQIVNHGISNDVFSGLRVEREKIFQQTFEKKSKENTFFNFSADSYSWGAPSATCIRQLSWSEAFHIPLTDILGSSESNTFSSTIKEFATEVSTLAKTLADILAEKMGQKCSLFEENCLPSSCYFRLNRYPPCPLASEIHGLQPHTDSSFLTILHQDEVGGLQIMKDGKWIAVKPNPDALLIIIGDLFQAWSNGVYKSLQHRVVTNPRLERFSMAYFFCPSNDTVIRSCTEKSEYRNFSFGEYMQEVRDDVQKLGYKIGLPKFLIR